In Proteus vulgaris, one DNA window encodes the following:
- a CDS encoding ATP-binding protein, with product MPQDYKLTPSASSLSESMRDIGYSLATAIADIIDNSITAKATHVDIFCDLSKDEPLLIIIDNGCGISQDDLILAMKHGTINPKSQREPHDLGRFGLGMKTASFSQCRSLTVISSVNSVKVGAKWDLDYISEKDEWLLAILEQDDILNINYVDCIPETGTAVIWQKLDRLCENLSGPKRDEVVNEKLDLVERHLALVFHRFLSGEAKLHSKLSISINGHPVKSFDPFCRKNKATQLLPKETVRLDGKDVTIQPYVLPHHSKLTADEYDFYEDRSSFISNQGVYIYRNDRLMAWGDWFRLVPKGEATKLTRIQIDFPNSLDESWTIDIKKSRVSLPREVKERLRQIISKITYTNVRIHQGRGQKLFQETKAPVWERYADKGKIRFELNLSHPLLDDLKKEMTESQHRTLLSYLHTITATLPIEMIYSDYSSSPRSIDQNSLDENLVIPKLEILKESLFQNNTVDPDVFRDFILSMRMFDEHQELVEKYIRETLSAD from the coding sequence ATTTTCTGTGATTTATCCAAAGACGAACCGTTATTAATTATCATTGATAATGGATGTGGAATCTCTCAGGATGATTTAATCCTTGCGATGAAACATGGTACAATTAACCCAAAATCACAAAGAGAACCCCATGATCTTGGTCGATTTGGTTTGGGTATGAAAACAGCTTCTTTTTCACAATGCCGAAGCTTAACTGTAATAAGTTCAGTTAATTCTGTTAAGGTTGGAGCTAAATGGGACTTAGATTATATTAGCGAAAAAGATGAATGGTTATTGGCAATTCTCGAGCAGGATGACATATTAAATATCAACTATGTTGACTGTATTCCTGAAACAGGTACCGCAGTAATATGGCAGAAATTGGATCGCTTATGCGAAAATTTGAGTGGTCCTAAAAGAGATGAAGTTGTTAATGAAAAGCTTGATCTGGTAGAACGCCATTTAGCACTGGTCTTTCATCGTTTTCTTTCTGGTGAAGCTAAATTGCATTCAAAATTATCAATTTCTATAAACGGGCACCCTGTCAAATCATTTGACCCATTTTGTAGAAAAAATAAAGCGACACAACTCTTACCAAAAGAAACTGTTCGTCTTGATGGCAAAGACGTTACCATTCAGCCTTATGTCCTTCCCCACCATAGTAAACTTACCGCAGATGAATATGACTTCTATGAGGATCGCAGTAGTTTTATTTCTAATCAAGGAGTTTACATATACCGTAATGACAGACTCATGGCTTGGGGTGATTGGTTCAGATTAGTACCTAAAGGTGAAGCTACTAAACTAACCAGAATACAAATTGATTTCCCTAATTCTTTAGATGAAAGCTGGACTATTGATATCAAAAAATCACGAGTTAGCTTACCCCGAGAAGTAAAAGAACGACTAAGGCAAATAATTTCTAAAATTACGTATACTAATGTTCGAATTCACCAGGGAAGAGGACAAAAGCTTTTTCAAGAAACTAAAGCACCTGTTTGGGAGCGTTATGCAGATAAAGGAAAAATACGTTTTGAATTAAATCTAAGTCATCCCTTGCTGGATGACTTAAAAAAAGAGATGACAGAGAGTCAACACAGAACATTACTCTCTTATTTACATACCATTACGGCAACCTTACCGATAGAGATGATTTATTCAGATTATTCATCCTCACCAAGAAGTATCGATCAAAATTCACTTGATGAAAATCTGGTTATTCCTAAATTAGAGATTCTGAAAGAATCTTTATTTCAAAATAATACTGTAGATCCGGATGTTTTCAGAGATTTTATCTTATCAATGCGTATGTTTGATGAACATCAGGAACTTGTTGAAAAATATATCAGGGAGACGTTGAGTGCAGATTGA